The Nicotiana sylvestris chromosome 6, ASM39365v2, whole genome shotgun sequence genomic sequence TGCCAAAAGCTTTCAGCCATCTTCCAAATAAATGAATTAACAGGAAAAAAAAGTATGACTAGACTTATGCAAGGtatgatattttttttttattttgtatgatACTTTTTTATTATTAGGCATTAGTATGTTAAGAAAGaatgatatatttttatatttaaaaataatttaactttaaattttttattttaccgTTAAATATGATTTTAAGTCACTCATGGCATGTTTTAGCCCAAATGTTTTaaaaccttttttttctttttaaattctgTACCCAGACAAACACCTTCATTCAAATTAAAATGCAAGGAGTATTATGTAATTATTCAACAATTAATTCTCGAGtcttacaaaaataaaaagagaaaatggtACTTCCTTCCGTCCTTTTATTATTGTCAACTTTATCAGAGTAAAGAGAGAATGAAGAGAGAATATGAACAGAAGAAGACTTGGAGAGAAAACTAACTGATTCTCATTTCTTCTGCAAACATTAGCACTGTACAGAGTGAAGTATATATACAGTATCTTTAACTAACACCTCTAACTAACTAGCCAGCTGTCACATATACAGATACAATCAGCTACAATTCCAACACTCCCCCTTAAGCTGATGCTGTGAATATATTCTTGACTCCAAGTTGATTCAACAGAACTTCATGTTGTGCTTTTCCAAGGCTTTTAGTCAGTAGGTCTGCCAGTTGATCCTTTATTGAGAGATGATGAGTTTTGATTACTCCTTGACTTAGTTTTTCCCTTACAAAATGACAGTCAATGTCTATATGTTTGGTCCTTTCATGGAATATTGGATTTGCTGCTATTTGAATGGAAGCTTTGCTGTCACAGAACAGATCAACAGGTTGTTGCACTTCAATTCCCAGTTCCTTGAACAACCCTATTAACCAAGTAACTTCAGCTACATATGATGTCATGCTTCTAAATTCAGCTTCAGCTAAGCTTCTAGCTACAGTTTCCTGCTTCTTGGATTTCCAAGACACCAAAGCCTCTCCAAATTTCACTAGGTAGCCAGTGACAGATCTTCTGGTATGTAGACATGAACCCCAATCAGAGTTACAGAAGGCTTGTAGCTGTCTAATTTCAATTGATGGCATTAAAAGTCCCAGGCCTGGTGATGCTTTCAGATATCTAACAATCTTTAGAGCAGCCTCCATGTGGGATTGTTTTGGAGCATGCATATACTGACTTAGCACCTGTACTCCAAATGATAAATCTGGCCTAGTCATGGTCAGATATAGAAGTCTCCCTACCAGTCTTTGATACTCTCCAGCATCTTCTAGTATTGGATCTTCATGAGTTGCATCTTTGTTGAATGCTCTATCAAACTCTATTGAAGTAAGTTTTTGATTACATTCAAGTGGAGTTCCAGCTGTTTTAGCTCCTCCTAGGCAAAGCTCAGAAATCATCTCCAAGGAATACTTTCTTTGATACATATGGATACCCTTGCTTGATCTGGCAAGTTCAATGCCTAAGAAGAACTTCAATTCACCTAGGTCtttcattttgaactttttctgaAGATCTCCCCTGGTTTTTACCAACACATCATTGTTATTTCCTGTGATGATTAGATCATCTACATATATAAGAATCACAACTATGTCACTTCCTTGATGTTGTGTGAAAAGTGAGTAGTCAAAATGACACTGGACAAAGCCAAGTTGCTGCAGATCTTTAGTAAGCTTGAGATTCCACTGTCTTGGTGCTTGTTCCAGGCCATACAGTGATTTCTGGAGTTTGCAGACTTGATTAGTCTTCCCTTGTCCACCAAACCCTCTAGAATAGTCATATAAACCTCCTCCAAAAGATCTCCTTCCAAGAAAGCATTGTGAATATCCATTTGATAGATGAACCAATGTCTTGAGGTTGCCACAGCTATCACTGATCTAATAGTAACCATTTTGGCAATTGGTGAAAAAGTTTCTTTGTAGTCCAAACCAGCTTGTTGACTGTAACCCTTGGCTACTAGTCGTGCCTTGTACCTTTTCACTTCTCCTGATGACTTATACTTGACTTTGAacacccatttgcacccaataaCTGCTTTACCTTTAGGGATATCAACAATTGTCCAAGTGTTGTTCTCTTCTAGTGCTGCAATCTCTAGTTTCATAGCTTCAATTCACTTTGGATCTGTAGTTGCTTCCGTATAACTAGTAGGCTCTACAATGGATGAGTAGGAGTTTAAGGTAGTCTTATATGGTGAGGCTAGATAATCATAGAATATGTAGGAAGAGAGAGGATAGACACAGTTGGATTTTTTTGTGGTGATAAAGTCTTGCATCCACAGAGGTTGCTTGACAGTTCTAATGGATTTTCTAAGTGGTTCAGACTGAGAAAAAGGTTCAGTAGAATGAGTTGAATTGGTGGTAAGTTCTTCTAGGATGGTATTGTTAGGTGAAGGGGTTATATTGATAGAAGGTGGTGAAGTCAAGTGATTTTCTGTGATCAATTCCTCTTGTATGGTTTGGGAGGTTGTTGTGCTATTGGGAGTGGTATTGAGACTGTTCCTTGAAGTGTCAGTATCAGGAATAGGCTCTAGCACTGGAAATAAGGGTAGAGTAGAAGGAGTAAAGTATTTAAAAGGAAACAGATCTTCTCTGAACACCACATTTCTGCTTACAAAGAATGATATACCATGTAGATGGTAGATCATAAAGTTTGTATCTTTTTTGAGTAGAGGAATACCCATTAAGGCAGCAGGAATGGCTCTAGGTGACATCTTATCAGTGATATTGGGGTTTGATGCATAGGCAAGACAACCAAAGGTTTTTAAATGATCAAGGTTAGGAGGGTGTGAGTGCAACATTTGAAAAAAAGATTTATATTGTAGGGTGGCAGAAGGTAACATGTTAAGCAGATAAACAATAGTATCAACACACTCTCCCCAAAACTTCAAAGGCACAGCTCCTTGAAACCTTAAGGATCTGGGTACATTTAGAATAGATATGTGTTTCCTCTCtactacaccattttgttgagttGTATAAACACAATAGCTTTGGTGCAAAATGCCATTTTCTTTGATCAACTCATCAAACTGAGAATTAAAAAACTCACATCCATTGTCTGTTCTTGATGTTTGAACATTAGAATTGAACATATTCTTCATTAAAGCTAAAAACTGCTTCACGGTGACAAGAGTTTCAGCTTTATTGTTCAACAAAAAAATTCAAGTATACATAGAAAAATCATCCACCAATGTTAGAAAATATCTCTTCCCATCATGTGTAGGTAATCTATAAGGACCCCATACATCCCACGCACAAGCTGGAAAGGCTTATTTGAACTAGTAGTGCTAATAAGAAATGAAAGTTTAGTCTGTTTCCCTAGTGGACATACAGGACAGTGATGATTTTTGTCTAGTTTGCAATGTTTCAAAAACTCTATTTTTTTAAGCATATCTAAAGGAGCATGGCCTAGTCTATTATGCCATACAGACAGTGGTACATTAGTAGACACAGAGTAGAACTTTTCTTTACTGTCATACTCTTGTAGTTGTGGTTGAGTAAGTGGTGCTGTAGGAGTTGGAGATGACTTCAAATAGTACAATCCACATCTTCTCTACCAATCCCCCTCACCTGCCCACTGAAGAGGTCCTGGAATAGGCAAAAATCAGGAAAGAATGCCATACAATACTTCAGTTCCTTTGTCAACTTTGATACAGACAAAAGGTTAAACTTGAAGTCAGGAATGTGTAACACATTTTGTATATCCTTATTTCTGAGTATACTAGATGTTCCTGTATTTGATATTGACACCACATTCCCATTTGGAAGATGCACATTTCCACCTTTCAAACTAGAGTCCTTGTCTAATTTAGTCAACAACTTGGAATTTTCTACCATATGGTTAGTAACTCTAGTATCAATTATCCACATATCATCGACTATACTGGATAGGAAAGCAAATATACCTGCTGCTGCTGGTTGAGCAGAGCTTATTGCTTCTTCATTTACTTTACCAAGCATATGTAGGATTTATTGATACTGTTCTGGAGTAAAATATGGTGCTAAGGGAGGTGAAGTTGTTGGATGAGGCTGAGGTTGACTCCTCTCCCCATAGTTTCCTCCACTGTTATTACCTGCAAAGTTAGCTACTAAAAATACATTATGACTTCTATTAGTAGGCATTAGTGTTCCTGAATCACCAGTGTTTCCTGCAAAATTAGTTATAGGGAATGCATTTCCTTTCTTCTTATGCTTAAAATTAGCAGGGTAACCAactaatttgaaataattctctCTGGTATGCCCCTTGTAGTTGTAGTAGTCACCAACTAGGTTAAAATTCTTCTTTGGCCTTTGTTGAAAACCACCTCTAGCAGACACAAAAGCAGTGAGGTCAGAATTCTCTATAGGAACACTTGTGTGTGCGATTGCCCTCTCGCTTTCCCTTTCCATCATCATAGAGTAGGCTTGGTTAACAGAGAGAGCTGGTATCATCATGAGCAATTGGCTTCTAGCTTGCTCATGAGACTCATTTAGCCCCATAAGGAACTATAGGAGTTTCAATCTTTCCATAAACACAATAAATTCACGCGATTTCTCACAGTCACATCCAGGAATTGGGGCTAGACTATCAAACTCTGCTCACAACTGTCTCAATTTTGAGAAATAAGAAGAGATCGAGCTAGTACCTTGATTAATTGTGGCAATGTTCTTATGGATCTGGAAAATTCTAGAAAGATCAGCTTTATCAAACCTCTCTTTTAGGTCATTCCACACAACACTCGCATTTGAGGAGTAAAAAATTCCACTAAGCAATTCAGGCGATACACAATTCATTATCCATGACAGCACTATGGCGTTGCATCTGTCCCATAGATGTACCAGATTTGGACCAAACTTTCCTCGCCTACAGGTAACGTCGATGAACCCTAACTTGTTCCGACCTAAAATAGCAATTCTCATTGTCTGACTCCACACCGAGTAGTTTTCTAGACCTCGCAGTTGCAATGAGATCAGGATTGCACCGGAATTGTCATTTGAGTTCAAAAACAGGGGATGATTGTGACTTAGTTTCCCAGGAGCTTCATTATCAACTTCCGCCATTGTTGAGCTTCAACTATAGAGGCAGAGCTTGTGTAATTGAAGCAATTGAGCTTGAATTCAGTAGTCACACCGATTTGCGATCTAGATTCGAGCagtaggctctgataccatttcaACTTTATCAAAGTAAAGAGAGATTGAAGAGAGAATATGAACAGAAGAAGACTTGGAGAGAAAACTAACGGATTCTCATTTCTTCTGCAAACAGTAGCACTGTACAGAGTGAAATATATATACAATATCTTTAACTAACACCTCTAACTAACTTGCTTTACATAAATAGCCATAGCCACTTCATTAACTAACTAGTCAACTATCACATATACAGATACAATCAGCTTACACTCCCAACAATTATCTTTTAAAATTTTGGTAAGctaattaaaaaatttaatagCATTAATCATTAGAGATAATtgattaaattatatttatttttcttaaataagtAATTAATGATTATAAGATCTTTTCGaacaataaaaagggaaaaatacaaaattaaccAGTTGGTCAAAACTAATTGTATTTTCTAgccaaaaattatataaaatatgtgtattatacgtatatatatatatatataggatattATTATCGGGAGCAGCTGAAAGTTATATATTTTTCtaataaaatagaatttaataATAAATACAAtcttctttattttgaatttatgcaaaaatattttcttattaaTCCGATCCAGAAAGAATATCGGCTTTCTAgaattagtttaacttgaattcCTCATTTTATCCTTAACTACAAGCTTTACAGCCATACAAATGTTatgtcatgtttaagattttaattttttaaatttttatagtCATAAAAATGTTAGTATGACGtatttaaaattataaattttaaaagtattctctactttcttaaactcatCTTCAAACAAATCATTCCACATAGTCGAAATAGAGATAAGTACTCCATCCTTTTACTTTATGTGGCAATTTTTTTTAGTCCGTCCTAAAAAAAATGATAgctttttagttttaaaaataatttaactttacaCTTCTTATTTATCTTATTGAGAtaatttataaccacacaaatatctaCAACTCGTTTAAACTTGTTTTTCTTCTTAAATTAGAACTAAATTCTTATAATAAAATGGTAAATAAAAAAGATGAGAGGATAAAAAATTACAAGTGGCGCGTGGTGGAGAAAGTAGGTCCCATTTGTAAGAAGGCAGCGCACTGAGATTGGACTTTGTCAGCGAGAGGACTAACTTTTGCAGACAAAAATATCCACAAAACATACGCACAAAGATACGGAGGTCTCCGACAATCTTCTCCCACTGCCCAACGTTCAGTAGATTTTATTCTACGCTTCGTATTTTGAGTTTGGTCTTCTTCTGATATTCGATTTTCTGTCTCAAGTCAAGGCAAGAAATTCACAGACCAATCACCTGTTTACCTGCTAGTAAGAACTAATTTCTTCCACCTTTATGTTTTGTGCTTCAAATAATTCTTGCTTCATTTGTGATTATGAGCTGAATTTCATTTGAGTAATTAATTTTGTTCTGGTCGATTTGGGTATGTTGCTATGTTTTCCTCCCATTTCCCCCTTTTCTCAGTTTGGCATGCGTGTAGCTTAGTTCCAAtttcttttgtttaatttttgttttaagTTCGAATAATGGCGTAAACTCACTGGTTGGCTTGATTATTGTTGCTGATTGTTATGCTCTTGGTTCTATCTATTTTGATTTCAGACTATTTTCTCTACTAAGTTGTCCTACATTTAAAATTTTAGTTATGGAGGCTCTTGAGGGTTCTTTTGTTATGTTAGACGTTACAGATTGATTTTTTACGAGGGTGGTGTCGGGGGGTCAACGTGCGCACTGATAAAGAAATGGGCTTTTGGCCTTACTCTACCCTTAAAATTAGTTCATGAGGTGAAAATTAGTTCATGAGGTGAGGATTGTCCTAGACTAAGAAACCTATATCCCGCTGATATGGCTCTACATCTGGAACGTGGACAATATAAGATGCGGTCCAACATTGGGTAAACAATAAATTGAGATGAGTCTGGCTTTGATATCATGAAGAGTTTGAAACGGGTACCTGCTACGTCCCACCAGTATAGGTACGGAGTAACTCTGTCCATTAAAACTTAGGCAAAATGGAAGAAATCAACTAGTTTTGAACCTGAGATCTCATGGTTCTCCTCACTAATCACTAGGCTAGACCCTTGGGTACGTGTTAGACGTTAAAGATTGCATCTTTTTACTTCTTTCCGATGAGAGTGATACCTGTTTGGAATTCTGCTTCTACCACGGATGATCTCGTTTCAGCATTATAATTCTCCAAGTCCCTTAGCCACTCGCATATCCATTTGAATTAGTAAATTCTGAATTGTGTTTTCATGTAACCTTATCTTGAGAATGTTCCCTAGTAGGGGTACTGCACGGACAAGTTAGAGGTTTCACCTTGGATACAATTGCTACTTCTTGTAAGATGGCAAGCAGCCGTTCTTGTCAAGGGCAAAAAGTGCACAAAAGCACCAAGGTCTTTGGGGGTTTTAAATAGAACATGCAACTAACACGAGTTTTGCAGTAAAGAAATGTGCTAATGAAGAAACAAAAAGGTACAGATAATGCAAGAGAAACAACAATAAACACAAACAATGGATAAGTGAAATACATGAATTAAAAATCGTGTAAATCAAGTTTAAAACCCACTTAAATTTATGATCCGATGCTAAGATGCAATTTTATGTCTCTAATTCCTATTCCTAATCATAGCTTCATTCATGAAATTTTCTTATCAATTAATCACTCTGCTGACTATTTTGAAGTTTAATGTTGCCCTCTTCAAGATTGAGTCATGGGCGATGAGACGCATGTTTTGATGCGCCACTTAAGCAAAGGCAAAGGGCTTAGTTTGTGTTGCACCTAGTTTCAGGGTTTATATGCATCAACGGAGCCTTTAACAACATTGAATTCCAAAATCTTTTGAATCTCGTGATTACATGCTCACACTGGAAAGCAGAACTACAAATTGACTTGGCATTCCTTGATACCAAACatatcttttgatttcaggttaatATTTGTGGTCAAATTGATGGATTCCCCACAGTCCATTGTTTCACCATTCAAGGGTTCCTCCACTTTTGTTGAGCCCGAGAAGCAGAGCAGTGAGTTATTCATAAAGAACCGTGGTGGCCTATCCCAGGGAGTTTCTGCTCATAGAGAGGAGGCTGCAGTCTGCAACTTGGAGGACTTCATTGGAGTTCTAGATGTGTATGTACACCAGGCCAGAGACATCCATAACATCTGCATTTACCATAAGCAAGACGTTTATGCAAAACTTTGTCTTACCAGTGATCCTGAAAATGCAGTCTCCACGCAAATTATTAATGGTGGAGGGCAAAGTCCAGTATTCAATGAAAATCTAAGGCTCAAAGTCCGTACAATAGAATGCTCCGTGAAATGTGAGATATGGATGATGAGCAGGGTGAGGAATTATTTGGAAGACCAACTGCTAGGCTTTGCACTGGTCCCGCTAACTGAAGTCCTTGTTAAAAATGGAAAGCTAGAAAAAGAGTTTACTCTTTCATCAACTGATCTCTTCCACTCTCCAGCAGGATATGTGCAGTTGTCCTTTTCGTATAGTGGAACTTCACCTGAAGTGATTGTGATTCCTGCATTGCCTGAATCTGTTGGCACTCGTGCATCTCTGCTGGATGCTAAAGCAACTGAGTCGCTTCCTAATGAATTTGAAAAAATCGAATTCCCTGATCCCAAGATAGTAAATGAAAATCATCTTATGGTCTCTGAGTACTTTGGTATACCATGCACTGATCTTGACTCTCAAAGCTCAGATAGCTTGGTCTCTTCTGATACAGCAAATCATCTCAGTCCAGAAGTAGAAGTTCGTGTTGAGGAAAATTTTCCAACAGGAATTACTAATCCAAACCAATATCCTAAGTGTGATTCCCCTCCAAGCAGTGTATCAACCATTGAGTCGCCGTCAGTCTTGCATCCTGCAAGCTCTCAGTCTTCAGAGCCCTCGGGAGAATCAAAATCTCCAGTTCAAGAATATACTTCCGAATGCGCCACCGTGAAAAGAGTAAATTGTGGTGATGCTGAGAGCAACTCGTCAGAAATCAAGCCTGGTAGCGGATTTCCAAAGCCAGTAGTAGACATTGAGGCAGAGCAAAAGGTTGTGCAACAGGAGATAGTGGACATGTACATGAAAAGCATGCAGCAATTTACTGATTCATTGGCAAAAATGAAGCTTCCGTTGGATATTGGAAATGAACCGACCAGTTCTGGCAGTTCGAGTTCAGATCAGAAATTAGAAACACCCAAGAGCACTGGCTCTCGAGTGTTTTATGGTAGCAGAGCTTTCTTCTGAGATCTTGTGACGATGATTACACTACTCAAATGACCTCTAGAGTTTAGGAAACAAGACTGCAGGTATTAGTGACACTGAGCATTCTGTGTATTGTGGTATTCAGTCATTTTATAAGGGGAACTAGAATGATGAAAACTGCTTGACTTGGCTCTGTAAAAGCATTATTCTATTTCTGTTGTTTCTAGCTAATTAAATCTGTGCTTAATTTCTCTTCATAATTTGTCCTTTAATGATTTGATTATCTACTGTGCGCATCAGTCGCCTATTATATTGGAAAAGTTTGCCTAATTAAGCCGAGGTTTCTGATCAATGGCCGATGCATCTCCAGTGTGGTAGATATGGAGTCTAGCAGCATAAATATGTTGTGAAAATGAAATCTCCTTAAATATTTACTgaattaagttattaaaacaaGTTGAACAACTCTCAGAGCAACTTCGGGCACTAGTATTTTTGAGCTCATCTTCGTCAAAAGCTGTCGAATACACTGGCATTTGCAACTTCAACCTCGTCTTTCATTCATATTCATATGCATATATTTGAATTAAAAAGTTATATCTAATTGCAAAACAAGGAAACCAATAGGCAGTTGTTCTGATCAAATGATATTAAAAAATCTTAGCAAAACCAAAACGTGTGTTAATTTCAAGGGAAATGCTTTGAGAAAAGCACAAAAACATACAAAATGTAAGAAACCATCATCTCATCTGTAGAAATCTTCACAAGTCAAAACACCATTACTAAGAAGTGTTATAATGAAAACAGTATCTATTTCATCTGCAACATAGTTACTTAAAAATGAAGCCTCAAACATAGAGCGCTTGTACAATCTGCAATGAGTACTGAATCAGAAAATTCAGCAGTTATTTAATAGTAGATCCCAGGTTCGTATCCCCTATTGTTTCACAGTAGTAAATCAAAAGGGATGTTGAATACAATCTGAGAGAAAAACAAACCCCAGAAAAAAGGGGAACTAAGAGAACAGACATCAGCAGCTTTGCCAGTCACTACAGCGGACAAaaagttaaaaagaaaaaaagaatataaaaattaTAACTCTACCTCTCAACGTAGTTCCAATGGTATCCGCTTTGTTGTGGATGCACAATACATCAACTGCAATGGATGGTGTCAAGTATAATCTGATATACATATACGAGCCTAAATTACTTTCGAAAAATTGAAACCTCAAACCATCACAAAATCCCTTTAAAAACTGCTCTCTGAATATGTATTACTTTATCGGACAGGCCCCTCGTTAGCTCTATATCATCAGCTATAGCTGAAATGCATATTTTTGGATAAATGTATTAAAATTCACAGCCCACTTGCTTTTCTCAAGGCACTTTTAAGAATCTTCAGATATACAAATAAAGAAATCTCCTATGCCGCAATTCCTGGAAACATTCAAGAAGAAAATGTTAAGCAGTCTCAATATCTGAACAATTTCCCACTAAGTAACATATAGCATTGATTCAAGAGAACAGGTAATCTCGGAGAAAGATAATGCACGAAAGGTTATTCTGCATTTACCCAATAGCAAGTTTGACGGAAGACATGGAAGTAAAACAATACATTTTTGTAtatgacaaaatttcagtgaatgaCAACTGCATCCATGAGCAAAACAGGTTTGTCTATTCCCCACATTTGAATAAGGGCATTAATTGCTATTAAATTTGTTACCAGGAGCCTATAACTTATATCTTCAGAGTTCTTTCTTCTGCCCATAAGACGTGATTGTTATTTTCTTAAAGCAAACACAAAGTAATGTTCCAAAACATTTTCAGTCCTTTTTATATATCCACTAAAGATTCATCAATAAGGGCCAAAAAGCCAGAGCTCGTACAAGAGATAATCCTCCTTCAGTCCCTAACGATAGACCTCCTGTAGCTCTCCAAGACCATAGGGAAGGTaggaaataaaaattttgaacCGTTTTTTCTAGGGAAGTAGGGGCAAGGAGGAGAAGCCCCAAATACTCAGCCTCTCCTTGGGCACTCTTAGCTCGCTCCAGTCACTAGTCTTTATTTTCCCTTCACTTTTTAGTATGCAACTGATTTCAattacaaaagaaacaaaattaaaaaaggaaaagccaCAATCCTAACTCCATAGGCCTCAAGCAGCGGATGGGCAAGGATATGAAGGACCTAATTCATCTCCCATCCGACCACCATTCCTATTCTCTACGTACTATCTCATGCTAAATCAAGGAACTTATAGGGATGAATATGTAATTGGGGCATGTTATCTGGAAACCAAAGTCGTGCTGCAAAGTCATATTACAAACATAATTTGAAAATTTTAATGTTCAATACCGTATGACGTTAAAACAATAGGACAGCTCTTTTAGAAAGTTGCTGATCAAACCTTATAAGGTACATGATTAGCTCCTGCACTAGTCTAATTGTTAGAAGGTAAAATAATCCATATACTTACCCCATTTGCCATTCAGAACCCCAATTCGCATACTACTGGGGCTTATGCAGATCCCTAGTTCCCTCACCCTCATTACCATAACCACAAGATTTTACCATCTTACGCGAGCTCCTGAACTATTTCTGCTTTACTGAAGTGATTGAACCTATGTTGCTTGAACTCTCCAAGATGCTGACGCACccatgtcggatcctccaaaagtagtatgtcggatcctccaaaagtacaGTTTGGACATTTTCGGAGAGTCAGAGCAACATAGGATTGAACTATGCTTATGTAAATTGAAGAACTGTTTTAAGTAAAGTAACGGCTACAAGCTTCACCATTGTAATCTTAAACTTAAGAGCACAAATTCATTTTTGTCTTTGGTTAAGTTCATTTTTAGGCAAATACTTCAGACTTTGAAAAAGAATACAAATGCAAGATTGCCAAGGACCTAAAGGAAAAGCCGCATGGCCACTGTTCTGCAAAAATTTCAGCTAAAGATGTTGAACAGTGTGTCCTATTTTATCTAGGAGAAAAAGGTCAGCAAAG encodes the following:
- the LOC104238253 gene encoding uncharacterized protein, with product MDSPQSIVSPFKGSSTFVEPEKQSSELFIKNRGGLSQGVSAHREEAAVCNLEDFIGVLDVYVHQARDIHNICIYHKQDVYAKLCLTSDPENAVSTQIINGGGQSPVFNENLRLKVRTIECSVKCEIWMMSRVRNYLEDQLLGFALVPLTEVLVKNGKLEKEFTLSSTDLFHSPAGYVQLSFSYSGTSPEVIVIPALPESVGTRASLLDAKATESLPNEFEKIEFPDPKIVNENHLMVSEYFGIPCTDLDSQSSDSLVSSDTANHLSPEVEVRVEENFPTGITNPNQYPKCDSPPSSVSTIESPSVLHPASSQSSEPSGESKSPVQEYTSECATVKRVNCGDAESNSSEIKPGSGFPKPVVDIEAEQKVVQQEIVDMYMKSMQQFTDSLAKMKLPLDIGNEPTSSGSSSSDQKLETPKSTGSRVFYGSRAFF